atgcaacaccgcacccgctgctccgattCTCCGGTCGATCTCCatccccatcatcccctcactcatgaacaaaatcccgaggtacttgaactccttcacttggggcaagatCTGGAGAGATCTGCTGTGTGCGGCTTGTTGCAGCTTCTGTCCAAAATAAACCAGGCAGCCGGATCGCAAAGTAGCCATGCCCGGCCTGACTTCACTGTGTGTCGGAGCTGATCGCGGTCGCTTGTAATTTGTAACACACTATCTGCTGATTGTGGATGGAGAGagatggcaggttaacaaggaGGATGCTTgttggtaattttgctaacaagggggacgGAATCCCCCCTCATCCCCCCTCAAACTCATCTACAACCAATggtgccatcaagaccacatcatttGGAAATGGTAGTGATGCGATCTTCAGGTCACCAACCTATAACCCCTCCACACCACGACTGTGCttcgaaatcctgtccatgtatatcacaaaaaGGATTGgggacaaaaacacatttagactgggagattgtactcccgGGCCCCCTCCAGGatccctgccagagtaaagggCTGGTCCATTGTTCCACAACCAGGACAGAATccacattgttcctcttcaatctgcggttcgacaatcggccagaccctcctttccagcaccttggataGACTTTCCCCATGCAGgttgagtagtgtgatacctctgtaattggtaCACACCCTCTAGTCCCCCTTCTTAAAGAGAGGTACCACCACACCTCAgcaccgaccccgacccccacgcaatgttgaagaggcatgtcaaccaagacagcccctcaacacccagagccttcagcatttctggtggtatctcatcgatccctggggctttgccactgtggagttgtttgaccataacagtgatgtcacccagGGAGATCGGcgatgataccccatcatcctccagctctgtctccattacagagggtggctgagtgggattcaggaggtcaccaaagtactccttccaaCACCCTATGAACTCCTCAGTtgaagtcaacaaggtcccatccttgctgtacacagATGGTTCCcagtttccccctcctgaggtggccGACGGTTTTCCAAAAGCGCTTTGGCGCCACctgaaagtccttctccatggcctcgctgaactcctcccacacctgctgctttgcctctgctacagctgcggctgctgcccTTCGGGCCTGTCGATACCCCGTGGCTACCTCTAGAGTCCCCCAGGACAACATGTTCCtaaaggactccttcttcagtctgATGGCTTCCCTGACCACGGTTGTCAACCACGGTGTCCGACAGCTTGTACCACatacacttatgagcatccttgaacatggtgttcattaaagacagaccgtgactagcacaTAAGTCTAATCATTGAACACCACTCGGTtacagatcggggaggccgttcctcccaatcatgCCCCTCCAGGTATCTTCATCATTGCCGACGTGCGAAGTTTGAAGTCTCCCAGTAAGACCACAGAGTCCCCCACTGGAGCCCCATGCAGCAccccagccaggacctccaagaaggccaTATACTCTGAACTGCTGTTCAGTGCATatgcacagacaacagtcagagttttcccCCTAGCCCTTAGGTGTAGGGAGATGACCCTCTCGTCCAGctgggtaaactccaacacggcgGTGCTCAGCCGGGGACTTGTGGGTATCCCCACACCTTTCCGGCACCTCACACTTTTGCCAACTCCGGAGAAGAACAGTGTCCAGCCCCTatccaggagtttggatccagagccaatgctgtgtgtggaggtaagccccaccagatccaaccgGTAATGCTCAACCTCCCGTaccagctccggctccttcccCACAAGAGAGGTGATGTTCCACATCCCTAGAGTCGCCGAGGCCCttcaccaccactgccacctATGTGGCAGTGCACCCAACCCCAGCGGTTTCTCCTATGGATGGTGGGTCCATGgtatggaggagagagaaagcagaCCTGGCCACCAGGCACTCATGGGCCCTCCGTCTGTGCCTGGCTCTGGATGTGGGCCCCACGCTTCCTCCGGGTAGGGTCTCTCGCCTCACAGCTCCATCTTTCATGGGGTATTTTGAACCATACTTAGTCTGGCCCCTGACCTGAGACCAACTAGCACGTGGCTCCTGACAACCTAGCTCCCAGGTTTATTGGGACACGCAAACCTCTCCACCGCGATATGTTGATTGTTCCCGGAGAGGTTCAGTTCACAAAAAGATGAGATGAACCCAGCAGCGGAGGTGACATCCTCTTTAGGTCCTTGTCGAAGCACCAAGCAGTAGAAGTTCAAAACAATTAGGTCCGCTGCTCCAACAGCTAGCCAGCTCGCTCAGTTATTTCAGGTCCCACTTGTACTAAACCACCATGGTTATACCAGGAATGTGCATGACTGTCCATACCATCACCGACTTACACATAAAAAGACTACTTCCAAAAGTTGGCTATCTCAGTTATCCAGCTCCGTGGCCTCTCACTCTTTCCCACGCCCCCTACCGGGCTCTTCCTTACCTACAGCCAATTACTACAAGTGACACTGACGGACTGCAGTTACAAATCAAATACAACAATCGACAATAAAGACAcagtctgtatttttttcacagtttacCTTACTGTTCCTTTTGACTTATATTCCAAATATTTACAATCTCATTCATGAATTATTTGTCTTAATCTCCAAGTTAACCATTTTTCCTCTTCATTAAACCAAATTACAACCAAATTAGTCTTACTGAATTTTTACTGCTCTTATTTTGGAACTAATTCATTTGAGTCCCTGTTTTCTTCACCTGGGccacattaattaaaaaaaacatatcacagATATGATATGTGATATATGTGATAACACTATCACAGTGTAACTAAAGTCCTGAAGGTTGTGTGTCTCTCGAACAGATTGAAGAAAATGTCCTCAGAAGTCATGGACATCGCTGCCCTGGGTCGACCTTTCACCCTAGGAATGCTCTATGATGCTCGCAAAGATAAACTGATCCCAGGTAAGCCTTGACATTGACATATAAACTAATATTATAATTGGAACAGTACTGTATATAGTGTATCTATAAACAGGTCAAGAAATGTCCAAGCTGCTCTGGTCCCTGGCCCACAAATCTGGTTCCACAGATTTTCTCAATAATGTTTGTTTAGACCCAAACAAAAGTCACATCATCCTGATTTTAATAGTTTGTTCAGTGAAAATTAGAACTCTGACCCAAAAACCATCATTCTCTCTGACCTCTCCAATCATGTCACAATTGAAATATGATTCTTTGACCACATCATGCAGCCGATCCAAGATCTAAGTCCATGGTGATTCATGCTTTATGAGACAACTAACGTTTTCCAATTTCTTTAGGTTTGACATTGTGGGATCAAAACActctaaaacagaaaacaatcgAAACATCTCAACAAACCAGTAACTTTGAAGTCTCTGCATCTGACTCCATTGAATCCAAGTCCTCTCTGATGGATATTGAAGCTTCTCTGAAGGTCAGTTTCATGAGTGGACTGATTGAAGTTGGAGGATCTGCCAAGTATCTGAATGATACGAAGAAATTCaagaatcagagcagagtgactTGTCGGTACAACGCTACCACACACTTCAATCAGTTGTCAGCGACTCAAGGTGAAACCATGAACACCCAACAGATAGATGTCATTCAGAAGGGCACGGCAACACATGTAGTCACAGGAATCCTTTATGGGGCAgatgctttctttgtgtttgacagtgaGAAGTTAGAAGCCAGCAGTGTTCAGGACATCCAGGGCCACATGGAGGCTGTGATCAAGAAGATCCCCTCATTTAATGTTGAGGGTAGAGTTGACATCAAGCtgactgaagaagaaaatgaccTGACCAACAAATTCTCCTGCAAATTCTACGGAGACTTCATTCTTGAAAGCAACCCTGCAACATTTGTAGATGCAGTGAAGACCTATGTAGAGCTTCCAaggctgctgagagaaaaaggaaaagatacTGTTCCTCTGAAGGTCTGGCTGCTGCCTCTGAAGGTCTTTGACACGACTGCAGCTGAGCTGAAGAGAGAGATCAGTGCTGGATTAGTGTGGAAGGTGCAGGATGTTCTCGAAGATttacatgaaatgcaaatgagaTGCAATGATTCTCTGGACGACACAGTGGTACAAAATTTTCCACAGATCAAAAAAATATTGAGCAAGTTTCAAAACTGGTGTAATCAACGCAAATCTAACTTCAAGACGAACATGGCGAAGAAACTTCCCTACATCCGTGATGGTGAAGAAGACGAGAGCTTAGTAGAAAAACTCTGTGAAGACAGAAACAAGTCaccattcagtcatgaaaaactAGACAACTGGCTGGatcataaagagagagaaatcaacGTCATCAGGTCCTGTGTGGAAATGATGGAGGGAACAAAGATCGTCCATAATCAGTCAGAGCTGGACAGAGAGGTTCTTGCTGCAGGTGTCGATGAAGCTCTGTGCTTCGTCTTCACCTCCCTGCAAAGTGCTGACCCCGTCCTGGATGAGATGGACCAATACCTGGATTCACTTAGAGGAAGTACCAATGTAGTCCCATGGTACTACTCAGGTGATGTTTTAaccaaaatgagagaaaaagccAAATATTTCGTAGATATTGCCAAATCTTTGAAGAACTTCCGTTTCCTGGTCGCGGCCATCACAAATGAGAAATACAACGGATCAACCATCTACCACTACAAGAACGGCATTCTGTCCACTGAGGATTTTATTCACATCCCTGATGTGGAGACTGTCACAGACAGAAGAGATTTACTCCGGTGTAAGTATTTTGATTTCACTGTGAGACAAATAGGAACAAATAAGTCTCCTTCAAAAACCTGACTGCTCATTCCTTTTATTACTCTCACACTTCATTTTAAGCTTTCTTACAAAAGTCCTGCAGATTTTCTGGGAGCTGACACTGAAACTGATTTATAGAGGGATTTAAGTAAAATGAGCGACAGTACTATGGATGCACAGTGGTtaaagaagtactcagatccttTAATTAAGTAAAAGTACCACAACAGTAATAGAAAATGACTGAAGTTAGTCCTGCATTCAAAGACTACTGTAGTATACAGCTGTTATCAGCAAAATATTGTCAAAGTTTCTGAAGCAGATATTTTTATATCTAtctgtaagaacacagctggacGGAGGCTGAGATCTGAGAGTTTAATGAGCAGCGACTGCTCCACTCTAACTGTTGGCTACATGACAGTCAAAGATCATCAGTTGAAGTTGGAACTGAAAGTATCTCAAAGTGAAAtaattactttccaccactgtccATGAACAGTACGTAGGAGCATGTGAGTGATGTTCAAATATATGAGCTTGTCCTTTCAAATGTGTtcagaataaatgtgttttcagtatGAACTGTGATCATGATCATGTCTCATTCTCTCCATCAGACGCCTGTGATCTCACTCTGGACCCAGACACAGCAAACAACAAGCTCACTCTGTCAGAGGGAAACAAGAGGTTGACAGCTGAAATAGAACAGTCGTATCCTGACCATCCACAGAGATTTGATTATTGGCATCAGGTTCTGTGCAGAGAGGGGCTGACTGGGCGCCactactgggaggtggagggtTGTATGTGGGATGTTGTTGGAGGTGTTTGCTACCGAGGGATGTCAAGGAAAGGAAGAGGTGGCCATTCCATGCTCGGGGGGAATAAACTGTCCTGGGGTTTAGGATACCACCACTTCCCAAATCCTGATTTCTATGCAATTCATGATTATCAGAAACATTGTTTACCTGATCCTCATTTCATCTGCCCCCTGGGATTGTATCTGGACTGgtctgctggcactctgtcttACTACCAGGTCTCATCTGACACTCTGAGTCACATCTACACCTTTCACACCAAGTTCACTGAGCCTGTTTACCCAGCCTGCAGGATTGGGCAGGGATcattgtctctgtgtctgtaaacTTGTCAGCACATGACTCAGTTCAGATTCAGCATCATGTCAGTCACATAACAATGTTAAATAATATCACACTTCTgtatgtttgagtatctttggTGAACATGTCATGTATCATTACTATTTGATCACTTTGAATCTTTTACTGTGTAACTTTAAGTAGAGTGAACTCCATGCTAATTGCTCATGAAGTAATAGTTAACGGGCAGACAGTTGGTAGGAGGGTAGTAAATTGCCACTGGGCCTCAGGTGGGAACAGAGCAGATAAAGCAGATTTgggcggcaatagctcagtccgtagggactttccttggggacttgaaggttCAAGTCCCACTCGGACCAAAAAAGAACgatgtggactggcagttggagaatgctggttcacatcctaGGCAAtgctgaggtgcccttgagcaaggcaccgacccctaacactgctcgttGGACGCCATGgcatgtgtggcagccactttgctcatctcctctacactgcatgtgtgttgtgtgtgtgcgcacttgtgtgtaatgtgagtgaaaaaaataacttcctattaaaaaaaaagaagattataACAGAACTGAGATGAGAGTGCTCCAAGGTGAAACCAACCTTTGTCTTCTGTACTGTTCTCTGAGCATTAATAAAGTGTCACATTACTGGAGAAGATATTCGTGTCATTCttacatacttttacttaaaacattttaatttcacagtGCAGTTAAGGATTAGAACTCTATTGAAGTAAGTGAAGGATTCAATGTCACTTTGAAGGGAAAAAGTGTTGTATTGAGGACAGAGCCTCTGATCTTTAAGACcaaggacaaacacacagatgcctTGTGGACACGGTCCTGGGTGGATCAGGTGGAGGGTTGTGATTCTGTCTCAGTCCAGATGGCGAGGTCGGAGCTGATAGCATTCAGCTTCCTGCCTGAAcaagcaaaaggaaaaaatggaAAGTGAAACACAGATAAATTACATGTTTGCATGATAAGTTTTCACTTTCAGTGCCGACGTGTGATCCTGAGGGTTGCCCTGCAATCTAATgaacctgctcctcctgcagctgaatAAGAACCACACCTTCATTTTGAATGCCTACAGTTTTAGTTACCTCATTGAAAAGCTTAAGTGTGAATAAAATTCTGTTGTGAAgcagaatgagactcaactgAAGCAGAAACAGTCTGTTGTCACTATttacagtgaacacatccaggtTAACAGAATTGTGCCACATTTCCTTTGAACCAGAGGTGCAAACTGTTTGGGGTTTGTAGTCTGGGGAACTACTTAGACAAAGTCAAATAAAACCATACCACAAGTTTGATGTGATGCAGCGCTGGAAGAGAGCTGTTGTCTTCACTGTAATGTACACAGACCGTCTGCCTAGTGGCTACACCAGCGTTTACGTCCTGTTTTAAATCTCAACCCTAATGGCACCACCATTTATTTAAGCAGAAGGAAGCAAAGTCTCTTCACTAACACAGACCACGCCAAATACTGATATGAATTTAAAATGGTTTATTGTACAATATGAATTTGGTAGGATCGACGATGTGTAGGAGGGATGGATTGAGGGTTCggggagagggatggagggttGGAGGGGTGAAAGATAAAGGTCGAGGGTagagggatggaaggatggagggaaggagggggtaGTCAGGGTTGTAGGCAGTAGGATGTGGGAGGAGGTTGATGGACCGGTttagcagtgtttcccctaccattctgTTGGGCGGGGCAGCCCCGCCCCCCCTTGAAAAACGTGAAAATCTACGTGCAAACCTGCGCgttgttgtctgtttttctgcacACTGTCAGATGCTATTTACATGTTacacttttcattaaaataagcTATCGTAGCTgccacagatgtttattttcatctatgAGACCTACATTTATCTTCCGAAATGAAGCTATCCAGCCCGTGTTAAATctccaaaaagctgcaggtaaATTAATCGGCTGGTGTTCTTCTACCGGTATgatggtgaagttttgaccGCAGATCA
Above is a genomic segment from Sparus aurata chromosome 20, fSpaAur1.1, whole genome shotgun sequence containing:
- the LOC115571486 gene encoding neoverrucotoxin subunit beta-like encodes the protein MSSEVMDIAALGRPFTLGMLYDARKDKLIPGLTLWDQNTLKQKTIETSQQTSNFEVSASDSIESKSSLMDIEASLKVSFMSGLIEVGGSAKYLNDTKKFKNQSRVTCRYNATTHFNQLSATQGETMNTQQIDVIQKGTATHVVTGILYGADAFFVFDSEKLEASSVQDIQGHMEAVIKKIPSFNVEGRVDIKLTEEENDLTNKFSCKFYGDFILESNPATFVDAVKTYVELPRLLREKGKDTVPLKVWLLPLKVFDTTAAELKREISAGLVWKVQDVLEDLHEMQMRCNDSLDDTVVQNFPQIKKILSKFQNWCNQRKSNFKTNMAKKLPYIRDGEEDESLVEKLCEDRNKSPFSHEKLDNWLDHKEREINVIRSCVEMMEGTKIVHNQSELDREVLAAGVDEALCFVFTSLQSADPVLDEMDQYLDSLRGSTNVVPWYYSGDVLTKMREKAKYFVDIAKSLKNFRFLVAAITNEKYNGSTIYHYKNGILSTEDFIHIPDVETVTDRRDLLRYACDLTLDPDTANNKLTLSEGNKRLTAEIEQSYPDHPQRFDYWHQVLCREGLTGRHYWEVEGCMWDVVGGVCYRGMSRKGRGGHSMLGGNKLSWGLGYHHFPNPDFYAIHDYQKHCLPDPHFICPLGLYLDWSAGTLSYYQVSSDTLSHIYTFHTKFTEPVYPACRIGQGSLSLCL